The genomic stretch TGCGTTGGAGCATCATGGGCAGGACGGGCACGCGTACCGGCGAAGTGATGGAGGCGATCCGCCGCAGGATGGCGAGCCGGACGCTGTCGCCGGGGGAAAAGCTGCCGTCGATCCGCAGCTTCGCCGCCACCATGGGCGTTTCGCCTTCGACGGTGGTGGAGGCCTATGACCGGCTGGCGGCGGAAGGCGTGATCCAGTCGCGGCCCGGGTCGGGATTCTACGTGTCCGGTGCCCTGCCGCCGCTGGCGTTGGCCGAGGCGGAACCGCGACGCGACCGCGCCATCGATCCCTTCTGGGTGTCTCGGCAGTCGCTTGATTCCGGGGCGGAGATGCTGAAGCCGGGATGCGGCTGGCTCCCGGCCGACTGGATGCCGAACGCGGCGATCCGCCGGGCGATCCGCCAGTTGGCACGCGCTGATGACGGCCTGCTGGCGGATTACGGCGGCACGCGCGGCTCCCTGCCCTTGCGTCGCCTGCTGGCGCGCCAGTTCGCCGAAGAGGGGATCGCCCCCGGTGCCGACCAGATCCTGCTGACCGCGTCGGGAACCCAGGCGATCGACCTGATCTGCCGCTTCCTGCTGCGGCCGGGCGATGCGGTGCTCGTCGACGACCCTTGCTACTTCAATTTCCAGGCCCTGCTGCGCGCCCATCAGACGCGGGTCGTCGGCGTGCCCTATACCCGCAGCGGGCCGGATGCGGAGCTGTTCGCCCAGGCGCTGGCGGCGCACCGGCCTCGGCTCTACATCACCAACTCCGCCCTGCACAACCCGACCGGCGCCACGATGACGCCGCAGACCGCCCACCGGCTGCTCTGCGCCGCCGCGGCCCACGATCCGACCGCGCAAGACCTCACCATTGTCGAGGACGACATCTTCGCCGGCTTCGAGCCGGAGCCGTCGCCGCGTCTGTCGGCCCTGGACGGGCTGTCCCGCGTCATCCGGATCGGCAGCTTTTCCAAGACGCTGTCCGCCTCGATCCGCTGCGGCTACATCGCGGCGCGGCCGGACTGGGTGGAGGCGCTTGTCGATCTGCAGGTGGCGACCAACTTCGGCGGCCCCAGCCCGGCCGCGGCCGAACTCGTTTTCACCGCCCTGAACGACGGCGGCCATCGCAAGCATCTCGACGGTCTCCGCCGCCGTCTCGCCCGGGCCCGGCGCGAGACGGCGGCAAGGCTGGAAGCGCTGGGGCTGCACCCTTGGCTGATGCCGCGCGGCGGATTCTATCTCTGGTGCAGCCTGCCCGACGGACGGAACGCCGCAGACCTCGCCCGCATGGCCTTGGACGACAATGTCGTGCTCGCCCCCGGCGACGTGTTCAGCGTTTCCCATTCGGCATCGGGGTTCCTGCGCTTCAACGTCGCCCAGATGGGAGAACCGCGGATCTACGATGTCCTGGGCCGCGCGATTGCCAACACTCCCTCTCCCGCTCGGTGAGCGGGGCTTTTCTCCTCGGCCAGCCCGGCCAGTTCCCTGGCAGGCGCCGTCGCCAGCGCGGTTTGCAGATAGTCGAGGAAGGCGCGCTCGGCGCGGTTCAGCTTGGCCTGCTCGTTCCAGATCAGATGGACGCTGACCGGGGCGATCCCCTCATAGGGCGGCAATTCCCACAGCAGACCGTCGGCAACGTCGCGGGCGGCGATGTGTTCGGGCAGCGGGCCGATGCCGAGGCCGCAGACGATCATCCGCCGCACCTCCTCCAGATTCGCCGACGACGCGACGACACGGCCGGCGAAGCCCTCCCGCGCGCGGAACAGGGTCAGCGGCGACAGGGCGCCGTCGATCTGGTCGGAAGTGAAGGAGACGAAATTCTCGTAGCGCAGTTCGGCGATGTCGATGTCGCGCTGGCCGAACAGGCGGAAATCCGGACCGCAATAGAGCCGGTAGGTCTGTCGCAGGAAGACCTGGGCCGACAGTCCGGGAATCGGTTCGCGCAGCAGGCAGATCGCCATGGCGCCGACCCGCTGCTGCAAGGCGATGTGCGCGTCGGCGGACGCCATCACGTCGATGCGGAAGGTCACCTGCGGGTACAGGCGGTGGAACTCCCGCAACGAACGGTCGAGCAATGGGGTCTGGATGCGGCTGGTCATCAGGATATGGACATGGCCGCTGACCTCGTCCTTTGCATCGCGCACCAGGGCGCCGAGACGGGATACGGTGGCGTGGATCGACACCGCCTCGTCATAGACCTGCTCGCCTGCGGCGGTGACGGCGAAGCGGCCGGGGCCGCGGTCGATCAGGGTGCGGCCAAGCTGCTCCTCCAGCCGCTTCAGCGCGAGGCTGACCGCCGGCTGCGTCAAAAACAGGCGGACCGCGGCCTTGGTGATGCTGCCCTCCTGCACGATCACCATGAAGGTGCGCAGCAGGTTCCAGTCCATCTGCTGGCCCAGGCGGGCCAGGGCCTGCCGTTCCGCCTCGGTTTCGTTCAACGCCCGCCCCCTTCTTCGATGCCCGAATCCGGTGCATTCCTTCTGCCGCCCAAATTCTACGCACATGAATGCGCTGTGAGCAACTGCGGCATAAATCAGATTCATGGGCGAAATGAAAAATGTTTATTTGCCTGATCGATTGGACGGTTGCCTAATCGACACATGGCGACCCTCAAACATCGCCAAGCCTGACATTGCATAACGCGTCGTTATGGCGGTCATATCCATTTGGGATATGCCGCGACGCACTCGCTTCGTCTTTTTCCACCCGCCCGCGCAATGCTGATGCCATGGCGCAGAGGATTCTGAATGACACGAGATACGGCGGACCGTCTCGACCATG from Azospirillum sp. TSH100 encodes the following:
- a CDS encoding PLP-dependent aminotransferase family protein, whose protein sequence is MGRTGTRTGEVMEAIRRRMASRTLSPGEKLPSIRSFAATMGVSPSTVVEAYDRLAAEGVIQSRPGSGFYVSGALPPLALAEAEPRRDRAIDPFWVSRQSLDSGAEMLKPGCGWLPADWMPNAAIRRAIRQLARADDGLLADYGGTRGSLPLRRLLARQFAEEGIAPGADQILLTASGTQAIDLICRFLLRPGDAVLVDDPCYFNFQALLRAHQTRVVGVPYTRSGPDAELFAQALAAHRPRLYITNSALHNPTGATMTPQTAHRLLCAAAAHDPTAQDLTIVEDDIFAGFEPEPSPRLSALDGLSRVIRIGSFSKTLSASIRCGYIAARPDWVEALVDLQVATNFGGPSPAAAELVFTALNDGGHRKHLDGLRRRLARARRETAARLEALGLHPWLMPRGGFYLWCSLPDGRNAADLARMALDDNVVLAPGDVFSVSHSASGFLRFNVAQMGEPRIYDVLGRAIANTPSPAR
- a CDS encoding LysR family transcriptional regulator, with product MNETEAERQALARLGQQMDWNLLRTFMVIVQEGSITKAAVRLFLTQPAVSLALKRLEEQLGRTLIDRGPGRFAVTAAGEQVYDEAVSIHATVSRLGALVRDAKDEVSGHVHILMTSRIQTPLLDRSLREFHRLYPQVTFRIDVMASADAHIALQQRVGAMAICLLREPIPGLSAQVFLRQTYRLYCGPDFRLFGQRDIDIAELRYENFVSFTSDQIDGALSPLTLFRAREGFAGRVVASSANLEEVRRMIVCGLGIGPLPEHIAARDVADGLLWELPPYEGIAPVSVHLIWNEQAKLNRAERAFLDYLQTALATAPARELAGLAEEKSPAHRAGEGVLAIARPRTS